The Saccharopolyspora gloriosae genome window below encodes:
- a CDS encoding malonic semialdehyde reductase: protein MTSTDATTGLQLSAEAQDLLFRDARTANTFSSEDVTDEQLRAIHDLVKWGPTSMNQQPLRIVLVRSDEGKQRLLPHLSEGNRAKTESAPLVAVLAADTDFHENLPRMFPHAPNAKDMWAGDDGFRADHAKLNGTLQVAYFILGVRAAGLVAGPMTGFDAAGVNAEFFPGGREKVLVVVNIGKPGEDPWFDRLPRHDYDEIVTTV from the coding sequence ATGACTTCGACCGACGCCACCACCGGGCTCCAGCTCTCCGCGGAAGCCCAGGACCTGCTGTTCAGGGATGCCCGCACCGCCAACACCTTCAGCTCCGAAGACGTCACCGACGAGCAGCTGCGGGCCATCCACGACCTGGTCAAGTGGGGGCCCACCTCGATGAACCAGCAGCCGCTGCGGATCGTGCTGGTGCGGTCGGACGAGGGCAAGCAGCGCCTGCTGCCGCACCTGTCCGAAGGCAACCGCGCCAAGACGGAGAGCGCGCCGCTGGTCGCGGTGCTCGCCGCCGACACCGACTTCCACGAGAACCTGCCGCGGATGTTCCCGCACGCGCCGAACGCGAAGGACATGTGGGCCGGTGACGACGGCTTCCGCGCCGACCACGCCAAGCTCAACGGCACCCTGCAGGTCGCGTACTTCATCCTCGGCGTGCGCGCCGCCGGCCTGGTGGCCGGCCCGATGACCGGGTTCGACGCGGCCGGCGTCAACGCCGAGTTCTTCCCCGGCGGGCGGGAGAAGGTGCTCGTGGTGGTCAACATCGGCAAGCCCGGCGAGGACCCCTGGTTCGACCGCCTCCCCCGCCACGACTACGACGAAATCGTCACCACCGTCTGA
- a CDS encoding GGDEF domain-containing protein codes for MPGGNRGRSPTSRPRPGLDASRGCAPLREDTTDVRDDAATALSEVSDAWLVGRARELNAVGQNSDALGQRSTIREADGLLAEAQRRGEPRIVAQLLRHCAAMRLSTSGLAHGAEPLLDELLTHSRRHGLTVLEADAYALRGRRALLTGSEDNAITEVASGLAMLEDEPVPDTALGRRSWDRLLATALIDLGSVLTQLGVYETADEVMARALHRIRESGGPHEIALHMMNRCRMFLGWGLRLERIGQQDAAGERFATASGLALGVEVPWRESLFPRLADRSAADQIPVLGAAHALAQPSSEHIERLRRLRSLDRAIHPREKIIVAIALARCLVNAGQRTEAVRMLSDTRSKVTGDAADPTLRISLAREYAQLTEMDQDRPTSDAVHDYVLDLENELWAMREGRYLTLSTRLENSRLNLRHDAITQQALQDPLTGLSNRRALDERLDSLLDTPESQPLSVALVDLDGFKEVNDRCSHAEGDDVLRVVASTLRDTLRVDDFVARYGGDEFVVLLPGVTLNAAESALQRTVEAIARLPKALSRGVTLSIGVVARRPQESGAQVQARADAAMYQAKRGGGNQVATFAVDSGSGDPDDQESWIPPQPR; via the coding sequence ATGCCCGGTGGGAACCGTGGTCGATCGCCGACCTCCCGGCCCCGGCCGGGCCTGGATGCCAGCAGGGGGTGTGCGCCGCTGCGCGAGGACACGACGGACGTACGCGACGACGCGGCAACCGCGCTGAGCGAGGTCAGCGACGCGTGGTTGGTAGGTCGCGCTCGCGAACTCAACGCCGTCGGCCAGAACAGCGACGCCCTGGGCCAGCGCAGCACCATCCGAGAAGCCGACGGACTGCTCGCCGAGGCGCAGCGGCGCGGTGAGCCGCGCATCGTCGCCCAGCTGCTGCGGCACTGCGCCGCGATGCGGCTGTCCACCTCCGGGCTCGCGCACGGCGCGGAACCGCTGCTCGACGAACTCCTCACGCACAGCAGGCGGCACGGGCTCACCGTGCTGGAGGCCGACGCCTACGCGCTGCGCGGCAGGCGCGCGCTGCTCACCGGCAGCGAGGACAACGCGATCACCGAGGTGGCCAGCGGCCTCGCGATGCTGGAGGACGAGCCCGTCCCGGACACCGCGCTGGGCAGGCGCTCCTGGGACCGGCTGCTGGCGACGGCGCTGATCGACCTGGGGTCGGTGCTCACGCAGCTCGGCGTGTACGAGACCGCCGACGAGGTGATGGCCCGCGCGCTGCACCGCATTCGGGAGAGCGGCGGACCGCACGAGATCGCGCTGCACATGATGAACCGCTGCCGGATGTTCCTGGGCTGGGGCCTGCGGCTGGAGCGCATCGGGCAGCAGGACGCCGCGGGCGAGCGGTTCGCCACCGCCTCCGGGCTGGCGCTCGGCGTGGAGGTGCCGTGGCGGGAGTCGCTGTTCCCGCGGCTCGCCGACCGCTCCGCGGCCGACCAGATCCCGGTGCTCGGCGCGGCGCACGCGTTGGCCCAGCCGAGCTCGGAGCACATCGAGCGGCTGCGGCGGCTGCGGTCGCTGGACCGCGCCATCCACCCGCGCGAGAAGATCATCGTGGCGATCGCGCTGGCCCGCTGCCTGGTCAACGCCGGGCAGCGGACCGAGGCGGTGCGGATGCTCTCGGACACCCGCTCCAAGGTCACCGGCGACGCGGCCGATCCGACGCTGCGGATCTCGCTCGCCCGCGAGTACGCGCAGCTCACCGAGATGGACCAGGACCGGCCGACCAGCGACGCGGTGCACGACTACGTGCTGGACCTGGAGAACGAGCTGTGGGCCATGCGGGAAGGCCGCTACCTGACGCTGAGCACCCGGCTGGAGAACTCCCGGCTGAACCTGCGCCACGACGCGATCACCCAGCAGGCGCTGCAGGACCCGCTGACCGGGCTGTCGAACCGGCGGGCGCTCGACGAGCGGCTGGACTCGCTGCTGGACACGCCCGAGTCCCAGCCGCTGTCGGTGGCCCTGGTGGACCTGGACGGGTTCAAGGAGGTCAACGACCGCTGCTCGCACGCCGAGGGCGACGACGTGCTGCGGGTCGTGGCGAGCACGCTGCGGGACACGCTGCGGGTCGACGACTTCGTGGCCCGCTACGGCGGCGACGAGTTCGTGGTGCTGCTGCCGGGTGTGACCTTGAACGCGGCGGAGTCGGCGTTGCAGCGCACCGTGGAGGCGATCGCGCGGCTGCCCAAGGCGCTCTCGCGCGGGGTGACGTTGTCGATCGGCGTGGTCGCGCGGCGACCGCAGGAGTCCGGCGCGCAGGTGCAGGCCCGCGCGGACGCGGCGATGTACCAGGCGAAACGCGGCGGCGGGAACCAGGTGGCGACGTTCGCGGTCGACTCGGGCTCCGGTGATCCCGACGACCAGGAGTCCTGGATCCCCCCGCAACCGCGCTGA
- a CDS encoding ribose-phosphate diphosphokinase — translation MSATPKKSLKLFSGSSHPELAEEVAKQLDVTVTPQAAYKFANGEIFVRYDESVRGCDAFVIQSHCTPLNDAIMEQLIMVDALKRASAKRITVVMPFYGYARQDKKHKGREPISARLMADLFKTAGADRIMTVDLHTDQIQGFFDGPVDHLLAQTVLSDYIRQTYVDEKITVVSPDSGRVRVAEKWADNLGGTPLAFIHKTRDPTKPNQVVANRVVGDVEGRLCVLVDDMIDTGGTITKATEQLLESGAKDVIIAATHGVLSGPAVERLSSCGAKEVVLTNTLPISDEHQFDTLRVLSIAPLVAEAIHQVFEDGSVTSLFDGHA, via the coding sequence ATGTCTGCAACCCCGAAGAAGAGCCTCAAGCTCTTCTCCGGGAGCAGCCACCCGGAACTTGCCGAGGAGGTGGCCAAGCAACTTGACGTGACGGTCACGCCCCAGGCGGCATACAAGTTCGCGAACGGCGAGATCTTCGTCCGCTACGACGAGTCGGTCCGCGGCTGCGACGCCTTCGTGATCCAGTCGCACTGCACGCCGCTCAACGACGCCATCATGGAACAGCTGATCATGGTGGACGCGCTCAAGCGCGCCAGCGCGAAGCGCATCACCGTGGTCATGCCGTTCTACGGCTACGCCCGGCAGGACAAGAAGCACAAGGGCCGCGAGCCGATCTCGGCACGGCTGATGGCGGACCTGTTCAAGACCGCGGGCGCCGACCGGATCATGACGGTGGACCTGCACACCGACCAGATCCAGGGCTTCTTCGACGGACCGGTCGACCACCTGCTCGCGCAGACGGTGCTGTCGGACTACATCCGCCAGACCTACGTCGACGAGAAGATCACCGTGGTCTCGCCGGACTCCGGCCGGGTCCGGGTCGCGGAGAAGTGGGCGGACAACCTCGGCGGGACACCGCTGGCGTTCATCCACAAGACCAGGGACCCCACGAAGCCGAACCAGGTCGTCGCGAACCGCGTCGTCGGTGACGTCGAGGGTCGGCTGTGCGTGCTGGTCGACGACATGATCGACACCGGCGGCACGATCACCAAGGCCACCGAGCAGCTGCTGGAGTCCGGCGCGAAGGACGTCATCATCGCGGCGACCCACGGCGTGCTGTCCGGCCCCGCGGTGGAGCGGCTGTCCTCCTGCGGCGCGAAGGAGGTCGTGCTGACGAACACGCTGCCGATCTCCGACGAGCACCAGTTCGACACGCTGCGCGTGCTCTCGATCGCCCCGCTGGTCGCGGAAGCGATCCACCAGGTGTTCGAGGACGGCTCCGTCACGAGCCTGTTCGACGGCCACGCCTGA
- a CDS encoding acyl-CoA desaturase: MTAATDVAPEASGAESAGPKPLTAGDRPRLAQFLVYVFVLVPCVALVAAVPFAWGWGLGWVDVGLAAFFYVFSGLGVTVGFHRLFTHGSFKSNWPVRATLAIAGMTSLQGPVITWVADHRRHHAYSDREGDPHSPWRFGSTPGALAKGFWHAHMGWLFDRSMTNEERFAPDLHKEERLVRLNKLFPLWTLLSLVLPAVLGGLLTWSWWGALTGFFWAGLVRASLLHHITWSVNSICHMIGERPFKSRDKASNFWPLAIVSFGESWHNSHHADPTCARHGVLRGQLDISARVIWFFEKVGWAWKVRWPNDKRLARIAVTDYKG, translated from the coding sequence ATGACCGCAGCGACCGACGTTGCTCCCGAAGCTTCCGGAGCCGAGTCCGCCGGACCGAAACCCCTGACGGCGGGCGACCGTCCCAGGCTCGCCCAGTTCCTCGTCTACGTATTCGTCCTGGTCCCGTGCGTCGCGCTGGTCGCGGCCGTCCCGTTCGCCTGGGGCTGGGGTCTGGGATGGGTGGACGTCGGCTTGGCGGCGTTCTTCTACGTGTTCAGCGGGCTCGGCGTGACCGTCGGGTTCCACCGGCTGTTCACGCACGGCTCGTTCAAGTCCAACTGGCCGGTCCGCGCCACCCTCGCCATCGCGGGCATGACCTCGCTGCAGGGGCCGGTGATCACCTGGGTGGCCGACCACCGTCGCCACCACGCCTACTCGGACCGCGAGGGCGACCCGCACTCGCCGTGGCGCTTCGGCAGCACGCCGGGAGCGCTGGCCAAGGGCTTCTGGCACGCGCACATGGGCTGGCTGTTCGACCGCAGCATGACCAACGAGGAACGGTTCGCGCCGGACCTGCACAAGGAAGAGCGGCTGGTCCGCCTGAACAAGCTGTTCCCGTTGTGGACCTTGCTCAGCCTGGTGCTGCCCGCAGTGCTCGGCGGCCTGCTGACCTGGTCCTGGTGGGGTGCGCTGACCGGTTTCTTCTGGGCCGGGCTGGTGCGCGCGTCGCTGCTGCACCACATCACGTGGTCGGTGAACTCGATCTGCCACATGATCGGTGAGCGCCCGTTCAAGAGCCGCGACAAGGCGTCGAACTTCTGGCCGCTGGCGATCGTGTCGTTCGGCGAGTCCTGGCACAACTCCCACCACGCCGACCCGACCTGCGCCCGGCACGGGGTGCTGCGCGGGCAGCTGGACATCTCGGCGCGGGTGATCTGGTTCTTCGAGAAGGTCGGCTGGGCCTGGAAGGTCCGCTGGCCGAACGACAAGCGGCTGGCCCGGATCGCGGTGACCGACTACAAGGGCTGA
- the glmU gene encoding bifunctional UDP-N-acetylglucosamine diphosphorylase/glucosamine-1-phosphate N-acetyltransferase GlmU, with amino-acid sequence MRSATPKVLHPIAGRPLVEHAVRAAAGTGPDDLVVVIGHGRDAVGEHLARVADDLDRKVHTVVQDQQLGTGHAVACGLTALADQRHGTVLVSYGDVPLLDTATLTELLAEHHERRNAVTVLSAVVDDPTGYGRLVRDDAGQVTGIVEQKDATAAQAAIGEINSGVYAFDATVLSDALDRLSTDNAQGELYLTDVLSIARSDGHSVGALVCADTWLVEGVNDRVQLARLGAELNRRLVLGWMREGVTVTDPASVWLDCDVALSRDVTLEPGVQLRGGTTVGEGSLIGPDTTLTGCTVHPGASVVRTHGEGAEVGPGASVGPFAYLRPGARLGEKGKIGTFVEVKNSEIGTGSKVPHLTYVGDAEIGEGSNIGAASVFVNYDGVAKHRTVIGSHARTGADNMFVAPVEVGDGAYTAAGSVITQDVPPGAMAVARGRQRNIEGWVARRRPDTAADQAAQQAQERSGSDLTTNPMSDTR; translated from the coding sequence ATGCGCTCGGCCACGCCGAAGGTGCTGCACCCCATCGCCGGCCGGCCGCTGGTCGAGCACGCGGTGCGGGCCGCGGCGGGCACCGGGCCGGATGATCTGGTCGTCGTGATCGGCCACGGCCGGGACGCCGTCGGCGAGCACCTCGCGCGGGTCGCCGACGACCTCGACCGCAAGGTCCACACCGTCGTGCAGGACCAGCAGCTCGGCACCGGGCACGCGGTGGCCTGCGGGCTGACCGCGCTGGCGGACCAGCGCCACGGCACCGTGCTGGTCAGCTACGGCGACGTACCGCTGCTGGACACCGCCACGCTCACCGAGCTGCTCGCCGAGCACCACGAACGCCGCAACGCCGTGACCGTGCTGTCCGCGGTGGTCGACGACCCCACCGGCTACGGACGGCTGGTCCGCGACGACGCCGGCCAGGTCACCGGCATCGTCGAGCAGAAGGACGCCACCGCGGCCCAGGCCGCCATCGGCGAGATCAACTCCGGGGTCTACGCGTTCGACGCGACCGTGCTCTCCGACGCGCTCGACCGGCTCTCCACCGACAACGCGCAGGGCGAGCTGTACCTGACCGACGTGCTCTCCATCGCCCGCTCCGACGGCCACTCCGTGGGCGCGCTGGTGTGCGCGGACACCTGGCTCGTCGAGGGCGTCAACGACCGGGTGCAGCTGGCCCGGCTCGGCGCGGAGCTCAACCGCAGGCTGGTGCTCGGCTGGATGCGCGAAGGCGTCACCGTCACCGATCCGGCGTCGGTGTGGCTGGACTGCGACGTGGCCCTGAGCCGCGACGTGACGCTGGAGCCCGGTGTGCAGCTGCGCGGCGGGACGACCGTCGGCGAAGGCTCGCTGATCGGCCCCGACACCACGCTCACCGGCTGCACCGTGCACCCCGGCGCCTCCGTCGTGCGCACGCACGGCGAAGGCGCGGAAGTGGGGCCCGGAGCCTCCGTCGGCCCGTTCGCCTACCTGCGCCCCGGCGCCCGGCTCGGCGAGAAGGGCAAGATCGGCACCTTCGTCGAGGTCAAGAACTCCGAGATCGGCACCGGCAGCAAGGTGCCGCACCTGACCTACGTCGGGGACGCCGAGATCGGTGAAGGCAGCAACATCGGCGCGGCGAGCGTCTTCGTGAACTACGACGGCGTCGCCAAGCACCGCACCGTGATCGGTTCCCACGCTCGGACGGGGGCGGACAACATGTTCGTCGCGCCCGTCGAGGTCGGGGACGGCGCTTACACCGCCGCCGGTTCGGTCATCACCCAAGATGTCCCCCCGGGCGCCATGGCGGTCGCCCGCGGGAGGCAGCGCAACATCGAAGGCTGGGTGGCTCGACGCCGCCCGGACACCGCCGCCGACCAGGCCGCTCAGCAGGCGCAGGAGCGGTCCGGATCTGACCTGACCACCAATCCGATGAGTGACACCCGATGA
- a CDS encoding winged helix-turn-helix transcriptional regulator, translating into MVTDLVPNVYDPACPTRAVLDRVGDRWTSLVVLHLASGPMRFTRLRAAIGGVAPKVLTQTLRAMERDGLLSRTVHAEVPPRVDYELTELGHSLRTPIQAITDWAEAHMAEVVASRADYDAARDER; encoded by the coding sequence GTGGTTACCGACCTGGTCCCGAACGTGTACGACCCCGCCTGCCCCACCCGCGCGGTGCTCGACCGCGTCGGCGACCGGTGGACGTCGCTGGTCGTGCTGCACCTGGCGTCCGGTCCGATGCGCTTCACCCGGCTGCGCGCGGCCATCGGCGGCGTCGCGCCGAAGGTGCTCACCCAGACCCTGCGCGCGATGGAGCGCGACGGCCTGCTCAGCCGCACCGTGCACGCGGAAGTGCCGCCGCGGGTGGACTACGAGCTCACCGAACTCGGCCATTCGCTGCGCACCCCGATCCAGGCCATCACCGACTGGGCCGAGGCGCACATGGCCGAAGTGGTCGCCTCGCGCGCCGACTACGACGCGGCCCGCGACGAGCGCTGA
- a CDS encoding NAD(P)-dependent oxidoreductase — protein sequence MRIVLFGATGYAGGRILAEALSRGHEVVGVARDVSGLAERRGLTARAGSMHDADFVVDVTRDADAVLIATPGRPLEGGKKLLDAVPALFDAARKNGFRLGVVGGAGSLRVAEGGPRVIDTPEFPEEFKPEASSHAEVLDALREAPQEVDWFYVSPPAVFGSYAPGERTGGYRVGGDVLLSDADGRSTIGGDDYALAFVDELDRPAHRRTRFTVAY from the coding sequence ATGCGGATCGTTCTGTTCGGTGCCACGGGTTACGCGGGTGGCCGGATCTTGGCGGAGGCCCTGTCGCGCGGCCACGAGGTCGTCGGGGTCGCCCGCGACGTGAGCGGCCTCGCGGAGCGCCGCGGCCTCACGGCGCGCGCGGGTTCGATGCACGACGCGGACTTCGTGGTCGACGTGACGCGCGACGCGGACGCGGTGCTGATCGCGACGCCGGGGCGCCCGCTGGAGGGCGGCAAGAAGCTGCTCGACGCGGTGCCCGCGCTGTTCGACGCCGCGCGCAAGAACGGCTTCCGGCTCGGCGTCGTCGGCGGGGCGGGCAGCCTCCGGGTGGCCGAGGGCGGGCCGCGGGTGATCGACACCCCGGAGTTCCCGGAGGAGTTCAAGCCGGAGGCGAGCTCGCACGCGGAGGTGCTGGACGCGCTGCGCGAGGCCCCGCAGGAGGTGGACTGGTTCTACGTGAGCCCGCCCGCGGTGTTCGGCTCCTACGCGCCGGGTGAGCGCACCGGCGGCTACCGGGTCGGCGGGGACGTGCTGCTGTCGGACGCCGACGGGCGCTCGACGATCGGCGGGGACGACTACGCGCTCGCCTTCGTCGACGAGCTGGACCGGCCCGCGCACCGCCGCACCCGGTTCACGGTCGCGTACTGA
- a CDS encoding TetR/AcrR family transcriptional regulator, which produces MTGEERRQQLLDVARALFAEKGFEAASIEEIAHRAGVSKPVVYEHFGGKEGIYAVVVDREMRALLDSMVSALSAGHPRALLEQAAGALLEYIDTSTDGFRILVRDSPVASTTGTFSSLLNDIASQVEHILGLQFSAKGYDAKLAPLYSQALVGMVALVGQWWLEARKPKKDEVAAHLVNIAWNGLSHLEHKPKLGSWR; this is translated from the coding sequence ATGACCGGTGAGGAACGACGGCAGCAGCTGCTCGACGTGGCCAGGGCGCTGTTCGCCGAGAAGGGCTTCGAAGCCGCCTCCATCGAGGAGATCGCGCATCGGGCGGGCGTGTCCAAGCCGGTCGTCTACGAGCACTTCGGCGGCAAGGAGGGCATCTACGCGGTCGTCGTCGATCGCGAGATGCGCGCGCTGCTGGACTCGATGGTCTCGGCGCTGTCCGCCGGGCACCCCCGGGCGCTGCTGGAGCAGGCCGCCGGGGCGTTGCTGGAGTACATCGACACGTCCACCGACGGATTCCGCATCCTCGTGCGCGACTCGCCGGTGGCCAGCACGACGGGCACGTTCTCGTCGCTGCTCAACGACATCGCCAGCCAGGTCGAGCACATCCTCGGGCTGCAGTTCAGCGCGAAGGGCTACGACGCGAAGCTGGCCCCGCTCTACAGCCAGGCGCTGGTGGGCATGGTGGCGCTGGTCGGCCAGTGGTGGCTGGAGGCGCGCAAGCCGAAGAAGGACGAGGTCGCCGCGCACCTGGTCAACATCGCCTGGAACGGCCTCTCCCACCTGGAGCACAAGCCGAAGCTCGGCAGCTGGCGCTGA
- a CDS encoding Nramp family divalent metal transporter, whose translation MSADTSSDPGSESTAAGPPEVEPATGWARFKQVGPGIMAAATGVGAGDLVATMVAGARYGYTLFWAILVGTLFKLALGEAVGRWHLGGERTMLSGWRSLGRWATTYFGVYIVIWGFVYGATAMSASALPLNALFPVLPVGGWAVVCGLLGIALVWFGRYAVLEKIMTVLVGVMFVTVVGTAILVGPNLPALGEGLVPTLPDGSVAYVLGLMGGVGGTITMAAYGYWTFAKGWRTPKWLPIMRMDNAVGYVTTGIFVVAMLVVGAEILLGQDLTESDKGLLNLGDVLAADYGQWARIPFLVGFFAVAFSSVIGVWNGVSLLFADWWRTWRLPKDAPVETAAAYDHKAGMHSAPYRIYLLWLTFPPMLLLIFSKPFQLTLVYGVLGALFMPFLAGTLLVLLNSRSMMPAAHRSRWLSNTLLTLCLVLFVGVAVNELIGLF comes from the coding sequence ATGTCCGCTGATACGAGCTCTGATCCCGGCTCCGAGAGCACCGCCGCCGGCCCCCCGGAGGTCGAACCGGCCACCGGCTGGGCCCGGTTCAAGCAGGTCGGTCCGGGCATCATGGCCGCCGCCACCGGCGTCGGCGCGGGCGACTTGGTCGCGACCATGGTGGCCGGAGCCCGCTACGGCTACACGCTGTTCTGGGCGATCTTGGTCGGCACGCTCTTCAAGCTGGCGCTCGGCGAAGCGGTCGGGCGCTGGCACCTCGGCGGCGAGCGCACCATGCTCTCCGGCTGGCGTTCCCTCGGCCGGTGGGCCACCACCTACTTCGGCGTCTACATCGTGATCTGGGGCTTCGTCTACGGCGCCACCGCGATGTCGGCCTCGGCGCTGCCGCTGAACGCGCTGTTCCCGGTGCTGCCGGTCGGCGGCTGGGCCGTCGTGTGCGGGCTGCTGGGGATCGCGCTGGTCTGGTTCGGCCGCTACGCCGTGCTGGAGAAGATCATGACCGTGCTGGTGGGGGTCATGTTCGTGACCGTCGTCGGCACCGCGATCCTGGTCGGGCCGAACCTGCCCGCGCTGGGGGAGGGCCTGGTCCCGACGCTGCCGGACGGTTCGGTGGCTTACGTGCTCGGCCTGATGGGCGGCGTCGGCGGCACCATCACGATGGCCGCCTACGGCTACTGGACCTTCGCCAAGGGCTGGCGGACGCCGAAGTGGCTGCCGATCATGCGGATGGACAACGCGGTCGGCTACGTCACCACCGGGATCTTCGTGGTGGCGATGCTGGTGGTCGGTGCGGAGATCCTGCTCGGGCAGGACCTCACCGAGAGCGACAAGGGGCTGCTCAACCTCGGCGACGTGCTCGCCGCGGACTACGGCCAGTGGGCCCGGATACCGTTCCTGGTGGGCTTCTTCGCCGTCGCGTTCAGCTCGGTGATCGGCGTGTGGAACGGCGTGAGCCTGCTGTTCGCCGACTGGTGGCGGACCTGGCGGCTGCCGAAGGACGCGCCGGTGGAGACCGCGGCGGCCTACGACCACAAGGCGGGCATGCACAGCGCCCCGTACCGGATCTACCTGCTGTGGCTGACGTTCCCGCCGATGCTCCTGCTGATCTTCAGCAAGCCGTTCCAGCTGACCTTGGTCTACGGCGTGCTCGGAGCGTTGTTCATGCCGTTCCTGGCGGGCACGTTGCTGGTGCTGCTGAACTCGCGCTCGATGATGCCCGCCGCGCACCGCTCCCGGTGGCTGTCGAACACGTTGCTGACGTTGTGCCTGGTGCTGTTCGTCGGCGTGGCGGTCAACGAGCTGATCGGGCTGTTCTGA
- the pth gene encoding aminoacyl-tRNA hydrolase encodes MTTPEAPTLIVGLGNPGPRYEGNRHNVGFLVADELAARIGGKFKAHKAGSDVVEGRLGARRVVLAKPRSFMNLSGGPVAGTSKFYKVAPESLIVVHDELDLPYGTVRLKRGGGENGHNGLRSITKSLGTKEYLRVRFGVDRPPGRMDPADYVLKDFSGSERKDLGYFVDLCADAVEALAADGLEPAQNRFH; translated from the coding sequence GTGACCACTCCTGAAGCGCCCACCTTGATCGTCGGCCTCGGCAACCCCGGCCCGCGCTACGAGGGCAACCGGCACAACGTGGGCTTCCTCGTCGCCGACGAGCTCGCGGCCCGCATCGGCGGCAAGTTCAAGGCGCACAAGGCCGGCTCCGACGTCGTCGAAGGCCGGTTGGGCGCTCGCCGGGTGGTGCTGGCCAAGCCCCGGTCGTTCATGAACCTCTCCGGCGGTCCCGTCGCGGGGACGTCGAAGTTCTACAAGGTCGCGCCCGAATCGCTGATCGTGGTGCACGACGAGCTGGACCTGCCCTACGGCACCGTCCGGTTGAAGCGCGGCGGTGGCGAGAACGGGCACAACGGGCTGCGGTCCATCACCAAGTCCCTGGGCACCAAGGAATACCTGCGGGTGCGGTTCGGCGTGGACCGGCCGCCCGGCCGGATGGATCCGGCCGACTACGTGCTCAAGGACTTCTCCGGCTCGGAGCGCAAGGACCTCGGGTACTTCGTGGACCTCTGCGCCGACGCCGTCGAAGCGCTCGCGGCCGACGGCCTGGAGCCCGCGCAGAACCGGTTCCACTGA
- a CDS encoding Uma2 family endonuclease has translation MSSALAYASGPPFTLADWESLEHDPDGNRVELIGGHFQVTPAPSYVHQGLNDELRLVLRQALRAEGRSDLFAVSGIGVSLFEGMGFIPDISVLQAQRDGTVKVEAAEVLLAVEIVSPRTRKDDRMIKPDAYAQAGVPFYWRVEPIPGDPPTILCFELTNGVYVKSCVVESGVPATVKAAPVPVDLDVDVLYDLVFGGA, from the coding sequence ATGAGTAGTGCACTCGCGTACGCTAGCGGCCCGCCCTTCACGCTGGCCGACTGGGAGTCGCTCGAACACGACCCGGACGGCAACCGGGTGGAGTTGATTGGCGGACATTTCCAGGTGACTCCCGCGCCCAGCTATGTCCATCAGGGCCTGAACGACGAACTGCGGCTCGTGTTGCGCCAAGCGTTGCGCGCGGAAGGGCGATCGGACCTCTTCGCGGTAAGCGGGATCGGGGTCAGCCTGTTCGAGGGTATGGGATTCATCCCGGACATCAGCGTCCTTCAGGCGCAGCGGGACGGAACGGTCAAGGTCGAGGCAGCGGAAGTGCTGCTCGCCGTGGAGATCGTCTCCCCGCGCACGCGGAAGGACGATCGCATGATCAAACCGGACGCCTACGCGCAAGCGGGTGTCCCGTTCTACTGGCGGGTCGAACCGATCCCCGGCGATCCGCCGACGATCTTGTGCTTTGAACTGACCAACGGGGTCTACGTCAAGTCGTGCGTCGTTGAGTCCGGTGTTCCTGCCACGGTCAAGGCCGCGCCCGTTCCTGTGGACCTCGATGTGGATGTTCTGTACGACTTGGTCTTCGGCGGGGCGTGA
- a CDS encoding 50S ribosomal protein L25/general stress protein Ctc, protein MSEVRISVEPRTEFGKGAARRTRRAGKIPAVLYGHGSDPKHLSLPAIEFARAVRDNGQNAVLTLEVAGSANELALTKTVTAHPIKNYIEHVDLLLVKRGEKVTVNVPLVLVGDAASGTLVTQTLNELEVEAEALHIPEQFEVSVDGAEDGTQIHASDVKLPNGVTLSADAEVLVAHISDAPSAEDMESEIDAEGAGVVEDESEGTTDSES, encoded by the coding sequence GTGTCCGAGGTACGTATTTCCGTCGAACCGCGCACCGAGTTCGGTAAAGGCGCCGCCCGCCGCACCCGCCGCGCCGGCAAGATCCCCGCGGTGCTCTACGGTCACGGCTCCGACCCCAAGCACCTGTCGCTGCCCGCGATCGAGTTCGCCCGCGCCGTCCGCGACAACGGGCAGAACGCGGTGCTGACCCTCGAGGTCGCCGGCTCCGCCAACGAGCTGGCGCTGACCAAGACCGTCACCGCGCACCCGATCAAGAACTACATCGAGCACGTGGACCTGCTGCTGGTCAAGCGCGGCGAGAAGGTCACCGTCAACGTGCCGCTCGTGCTGGTCGGCGACGCCGCCTCCGGCACCCTGGTCACCCAGACCCTCAACGAGCTCGAGGTCGAGGCCGAGGCGCTGCACATCCCCGAGCAGTTCGAGGTGTCGGTCGACGGCGCCGAGGACGGCACCCAGATCCACGCCTCCGACGTGAAGCTGCCCAACGGGGTCACGCTGTCCGCCGACGCCGAGGTGCTGGTGGCCCACATCAGCGACGCCCCGAGCGCCGAGGACATGGAGTCCGAGATCGACGCCGAGGGTGCGGGCGTCGTCGAGGACGAGTCCGAGGGCACGACCGACTCGGAGTCCTGA